The following proteins are co-located in the Ensifer sp. WSM1721 genome:
- a CDS encoding MaoC family dehydratase → MPHEISLSDIKELIGKELGVSDWITVTQKTIDSFAEATGDFQFIHTDPVRAAAETPFGGTIAHGFLSLSLLSAMNYNCLPKIREQTMGINYGFDKVRFVAPVKSGARVRGRFTMADARFRGAGMLMITYDVTVEIEGERKPALTATWQTIIQFDPKDRPADA, encoded by the coding sequence ATGCCGCACGAAATTTCGCTTTCCGATATCAAGGAGCTGATCGGCAAAGAGCTTGGTGTCTCCGACTGGATCACCGTGACGCAAAAGACTATCGACAGCTTTGCCGAGGCGACCGGCGATTTTCAGTTCATCCACACCGACCCGGTGCGCGCCGCGGCCGAGACGCCCTTCGGCGGGACCATTGCGCACGGCTTCCTGTCGCTCTCGCTGCTCTCGGCAATGAACTATAATTGCCTGCCGAAGATCCGCGAGCAGACGATGGGCATCAATTACGGCTTCGACAAGGTGCGCTTCGTGGCGCCGGTCAAGAGCGGCGCACGCGTGCGCGGCCGCTTCACCATGGCCGATGCCCGCTTCCGCGGCGCCGGCATGCTGATGATCACCTATGACGTCACGGTGGAGATCGAGGGCGAAAGAAAGCCGGCGCTGACGGCGACCTGGCAGACGATCATCCAGTTCGACCCCAAGGATCGGCCGGCGGATGCCTGA
- a CDS encoding alpha-D-glucose phosphate-specific phosphoglucomutase — MIKDVSTNPYSDQKPGTSGLRKKVPVFQQKNYAENFIQSIFDSLEGYEGQTLVIGGDGRYYNREVIQKAVKMAAANGFGRVLVGRGGILSTPAASNVIRKYKAFGGIVLSASHNPGGPTEDFGIKYNVGNGGPAPEKVTDAIFARSKVIDSYKIADVPDVNLDVEGNQQVESLTVTVIDPVADYAELMESLFDFDAIRKLIAGGFRVVFDAMSAVTGPYAKEILEKRLGAPKGSVMNFIPLPDFGGHHPDPNLVHARALYETMMAADAPDFGAASDGDGDRNLIIGKGIFVTPSDSLAMLAANAHLAPGYANGLVGIARSMPTSGAADRVAEKLGIGLYETPTGWKFFGNLLDEGLATICGEESAGTGSNHVREKDGLWAVLLWLNILAVRKESALEIARKHWATYGRNYYSRHDYEAVDTDAANGLIAALRDKLAELPGKSFGALTVETADDFSYDDPVDKSVSKNQGIRILFKGGSRVVYRLSGTGTSGATLRVYIERYEPDPARHDLDTQAALADLIAVADEIAEIKKRTGRDGPSVIT; from the coding sequence ATGATAAAAGACGTCTCCACCAACCCCTATAGCGACCAGAAACCCGGCACATCGGGCCTCAGAAAGAAGGTCCCGGTCTTCCAGCAGAAGAACTATGCCGAGAATTTCATCCAGTCGATCTTCGATTCGCTCGAAGGCTATGAGGGCCAGACGCTGGTGATCGGCGGCGACGGCCGCTATTACAATCGTGAAGTCATCCAGAAGGCCGTCAAGATGGCGGCAGCGAACGGATTCGGCCGCGTGCTCGTCGGCCGCGGCGGCATTCTCTCGACACCGGCCGCTTCAAATGTCATCCGCAAATACAAGGCCTTCGGCGGCATCGTGCTCTCCGCAAGTCACAATCCCGGTGGTCCCACCGAGGACTTCGGCATCAAATACAATGTCGGCAATGGCGGTCCGGCACCGGAGAAGGTGACGGATGCAATCTTTGCCCGCAGCAAGGTGATCGACAGCTACAAGATCGCCGACGTTCCGGACGTCAATCTCGACGTCGAAGGCAACCAACAGGTCGAGAGCCTGACGGTAACGGTCATCGATCCGGTCGCCGACTATGCCGAACTGATGGAGAGCCTGTTCGATTTCGATGCGATCCGCAAGCTGATCGCCGGCGGCTTCCGCGTCGTCTTCGACGCGATGAGCGCGGTCACCGGCCCCTATGCCAAGGAGATCCTCGAAAAGCGGCTCGGTGCGCCCAAGGGCTCGGTCATGAACTTCATACCGCTGCCGGATTTCGGAGGCCACCATCCGGACCCGAACCTCGTCCACGCCCGCGCACTCTACGAGACGATGATGGCAGCGGACGCACCGGATTTCGGTGCGGCCTCCGACGGCGACGGCGACCGGAACCTGATCATCGGCAAAGGAATCTTCGTTACCCCCTCCGACAGCCTCGCGATGCTCGCAGCCAATGCGCATCTGGCGCCCGGCTATGCCAACGGGCTTGTCGGGATCGCACGCTCCATGCCGACGAGTGGTGCCGCCGACCGCGTCGCCGAGAAGCTCGGCATCGGCCTTTACGAAACGCCGACCGGCTGGAAATTCTTCGGCAACCTGCTCGACGAGGGTCTCGCGACGATCTGCGGCGAGGAAAGCGCCGGCACCGGATCGAACCACGTGCGCGAGAAGGACGGGCTCTGGGCCGTTCTGCTCTGGCTCAACATTCTGGCGGTGCGCAAGGAGAGCGCGCTTGAGATCGCGCGCAAGCATTGGGCGACCTACGGCCGCAACTATTATTCCCGCCACGACTATGAGGCGGTCGACACGGACGCTGCGAATGGCCTGATCGCCGCGCTTCGCGACAAGCTCGCAGAGTTGCCGGGCAAGAGTTTCGGCGCGCTCACGGTCGAAACGGCCGACGACTTCTCCTATGACGACCCCGTCGACAAGTCGGTCAGCAAGAACCAGGGCATCCGCATCCTCTTCAAGGGCGGGTCGCGCGTCGTCTACCGCCTGTCGGGGACGGGAACATCGGGCGCGACGCTGCGCGTCTATATCGAGCGCTACGAGCCGGATCCGGCGCGCCACGACCTCGACACACAGGCCGCGCTCGCCGATCTGATCGCCGTTGCCGACGAGATCGCCGAGATCAAGAAACGCACCGGCCGCGACGGACCAAGCGTAATCACCTGA
- the soxG gene encoding sarcosine oxidase subunit gamma family protein, which translates to MADQAIAPRKAPLAGRRGGSPAALLTPAEPASRISLRAAADAVSGLSAALGVTLPVRPKTSASTGRRHALWLGPDEWLVIDEDGADLMAAAASSGTVHSAVDVSHRNTAVIVSGPGAEVAINSGCPQDLSLALFPVGACSRTILGKAEIILLRTAEDTFRVECWRSFSPFVFGLLSEGAEDAGH; encoded by the coding sequence ATGGCTGACCAGGCAATCGCACCCCGCAAAGCTCCGCTCGCCGGCCGCCGTGGCGGCTCGCCCGCGGCGCTCCTCACGCCCGCGGAGCCGGCCTCGCGGATATCGCTGCGCGCCGCGGCTGACGCGGTTTCCGGTCTGTCGGCCGCGCTCGGCGTTACCCTGCCCGTGCGCCCGAAGACGTCCGCTTCGACCGGCCGACGCCATGCGCTCTGGCTCGGTCCAGACGAGTGGCTGGTGATTGACGAGGACGGCGCCGACCTGATGGCTGCGGCCGCATCGAGCGGGACCGTGCACTCGGCCGTCGACGTCTCTCATCGCAACACCGCCGTCATCGTCAGCGGACCGGGCGCGGAAGTGGCGATCAACAGCGGCTGCCCGCAGGACCTGTCGCTTGCCCTCTTCCCTGTGGGCGCATGCTCGCGCACAATCTTGGGCAAGGCGGAGATCATTCTCCTCCGCACCGCGGAGGACACGTTCCGCGTCGAGTGCTGGCGGTCCTTCTCGCCCTTTGTTTTCGGTCTGTTGTCCGAAGGAGCCGAAGACGCGGGACATTGA
- the glgX gene encoding glycogen debranching protein GlgX has protein sequence MPPTGIPPLGVTRTPDGTRFAVWSHNAARIDLCLFDKAGTKELRRLPMLREGDVHSLTLADIAVGTRYGLRADGIYSPEHGLWFDPSKLLVDPYATELDRPFRHDPRLTVFGEETADLVPKAIVTQAKTVKRTPPLFEPGGLIYEVAIKPFTILHPDIPKKKRGTLAALAEPVVLDHLKRLGVSAVELMPIVAWIDERHLPPLGLHNGWGYNPIAPMALDPRLVPGGCKELRKTVDALHKAGIGVILDLVFNHSGESDRLGTTLSMRGLDNLTYYRHAADRPGELINDTGCGNTIACDHLVVQRLILDSLRHFVLAAGVDGFRFDLASILGRDMNGFHCDAALFAAIAADPVLSDRVLIAEPWDTGPGGYQLGNFPKPFLEWNDRARDDIRRYWRGDRHAIGALASALAGSSDSFSRWGETATRSVNFVAAHDGFTLADLVSYARKHNEANGEGNRDGHDENYSWNNGAEGPIDDPEIAAARQHDAMALLGTLFASRGTIMLTAGDEGGRSQRGNNNAYAQDNAVTWLDWGKLDTKLIEHTARLSAMRRRFGVFADTRFFTGMGDVAWLRLDGHPMTVEDWEHPATDNLVMVLATEDRKQKRPTRLAIVLNRSHAPHPFRLPASLDGEWCDALSDAAPPVFAPARSVTFFVEVF, from the coding sequence ATGCCGCCGACCGGAATCCCACCTCTCGGCGTGACCCGGACGCCCGACGGAACGCGCTTTGCTGTCTGGTCGCACAATGCCGCGCGCATCGACCTTTGCCTCTTCGACAAGGCGGGCACAAAGGAACTGCGCCGCCTGCCGATGCTGCGCGAGGGCGATGTCCATAGCCTTACCCTCGCCGACATAGCCGTCGGCACCCGCTACGGCCTGCGCGCCGACGGCATCTACTCGCCCGAACATGGCCTATGGTTCGATCCCTCGAAGCTGCTGGTCGACCCCTACGCGACGGAGCTCGACCGCCCCTTTCGTCACGACCCTCGGCTGACGGTCTTCGGCGAGGAGACGGCCGACCTGGTGCCAAAGGCGATCGTGACCCAGGCGAAAACGGTGAAGAGAACGCCGCCGCTTTTTGAGCCCGGCGGGCTGATCTATGAAGTCGCCATCAAGCCGTTCACGATTCTCCACCCGGATATTCCGAAAAAGAAACGCGGCACGTTGGCGGCTCTCGCCGAGCCGGTCGTCCTCGATCATCTCAAGCGTCTCGGCGTCTCGGCGGTCGAACTCATGCCGATCGTCGCCTGGATCGACGAGCGGCACCTGCCGCCGCTCGGCCTTCACAACGGCTGGGGCTACAATCCGATCGCGCCGATGGCGCTCGATCCGCGGCTAGTACCCGGCGGCTGCAAGGAACTTCGCAAGACCGTGGATGCGCTGCACAAGGCAGGTATCGGCGTCATCCTGGATCTGGTCTTCAACCATTCCGGCGAAAGCGACCGGCTCGGCACGACGCTTTCGATGCGCGGCCTCGACAACCTCACCTATTATCGCCACGCGGCGGACCGGCCCGGTGAACTCATCAACGACACCGGCTGCGGCAACACGATTGCCTGCGACCATTTGGTCGTTCAGAGGCTGATCCTCGACAGCCTGCGCCATTTCGTGCTTGCCGCCGGCGTCGACGGCTTCCGCTTCGATCTCGCCTCGATCCTCGGCCGCGACATGAACGGCTTCCACTGCGACGCCGCCCTTTTCGCGGCCATCGCCGCCGATCCGGTGCTCAGCGATCGTGTCCTCATCGCCGAGCCCTGGGACACGGGCCCCGGCGGCTATCAACTCGGCAATTTCCCCAAGCCCTTCCTCGAATGGAACGACCGGGCCCGCGATGATATTCGCCGCTACTGGCGCGGCGACCGACATGCGATCGGCGCGCTTGCGAGCGCGCTCGCCGGCTCCTCGGATTCTTTTTCGCGCTGGGGGGAAACCGCGACCCGCAGCGTCAATTTCGTCGCCGCCCATGACGGATTCACACTGGCGGATCTCGTCTCCTATGCCCGCAAGCACAACGAGGCGAACGGCGAAGGCAATCGCGACGGACACGACGAGAACTACTCGTGGAACAATGGCGCCGAAGGCCCGATCGACGATCCAGAAATCGCCGCGGCCCGGCAGCACGATGCCATGGCTCTCCTCGGCACCCTTTTTGCCTCACGCGGCACGATCATGCTGACGGCCGGCGATGAAGGCGGGCGCAGCCAGCGCGGCAACAACAATGCCTATGCGCAGGACAACGCCGTCACTTGGCTCGATTGGGGCAAACTCGACACGAAGCTGATAGAGCACACCGCGCGGCTTTCTGCCATGCGCCGGCGTTTCGGCGTCTTTGCCGACACTCGTTTCTTCACCGGCATGGGCGACGTTGCCTGGCTGCGCCTCGACGGTCATCCGATGACGGTCGAGGACTGGGAACACCCCGCGACCGACAACCTCGTCATGGTGCTGGCGACCGAAGACCGCAAGCAGAAGCGACCGACGCGGCTCGCCATCGTCCTCAATCGCAGCCACGCACCGCATCCCTTCCGGCTGCCGGCGAGTCTCGACGGCGAATGGTGCGACGCACTATCGGACGCGGCACCTCCGGTCTTTGCTCCCGCCCGTTCGGTCACTTTCTTTGTCGAGGTTTTCTAA
- the glgA gene encoding glycogen synthase GlgA has protein sequence MNILSVASEVFPLVKTGGLADVVGALPAALLPHGIRTRTLVPGYPAVLHKLKKRKAVGGIGNLFGHPATVLAAELDGLDLLVLDQPALYDRDGGPYLDPTGRDYPDNFRRFAALSLAAAEIAGDDVVAGWKPDIVHVHDWQAALTPVYMRFGSARNMPTVLTIHNIAFQGQFGASVFPELSLPPEAFSTQFVEYYGDVGFLKGGLQTATAITTVSPSYAHEILTPEFGMGMEGLLASRAADLTGIVNGIDVDTWNPETDPHIARNYGPTKIKQRAANREALEERFGLDKSSGPIFCVISRLTWQKGMDLLAEVADDIVARGGKLVVLGSGDRALEGALMAAASRHRGRIGMVTGYDEPLSHLMQAGADAILIPSRFEPCGLTQLYGLRYGCVPIVARTGGLTDTVIDANEAALSARVATGFQFHPVNADGLRLAIRRAMRAYSEPKVWARLQNQGMKSDVSWAKSAERYASLYSGLLAKG, from the coding sequence ATGAACATCCTGTCCGTTGCGTCAGAGGTCTTCCCGCTGGTCAAGACCGGGGGACTCGCCGATGTCGTCGGCGCGCTTCCGGCCGCTCTTCTTCCCCACGGCATCCGCACGCGCACGCTGGTGCCCGGCTATCCCGCCGTGCTCCACAAGCTGAAAAAGAGGAAGGCGGTCGGCGGCATTGGCAATCTGTTCGGCCACCCCGCGACGGTGCTTGCGGCCGAACTTGACGGACTGGACCTCCTCGTTCTCGATCAGCCGGCCCTCTACGACCGCGACGGCGGCCCTTATCTCGATCCGACCGGCCGCGACTATCCGGACAATTTCCGCCGCTTCGCCGCCCTGTCGCTCGCGGCCGCAGAAATCGCCGGAGACGATGTCGTTGCCGGCTGGAAGCCGGACATCGTCCATGTTCACGACTGGCAGGCGGCGCTGACGCCGGTCTATATGCGCTTTGGCTCGGCGCGGAACATGCCGACGGTTCTGACCATTCACAACATCGCCTTCCAGGGTCAGTTCGGCGCGTCCGTCTTCCCCGAACTCTCCCTGCCGCCCGAGGCCTTCTCCACGCAGTTCGTCGAATATTACGGCGATGTCGGGTTTCTGAAAGGCGGCCTGCAGACGGCCACGGCGATCACCACCGTTAGCCCTTCCTACGCCCATGAAATCCTGACGCCGGAATTCGGCATGGGCATGGAAGGCCTTCTGGCAAGCCGGGCGGCCGACCTCACCGGGATCGTCAACGGCATCGATGTCGACACCTGGAATCCGGAGACGGACCCGCACATCGCACGGAACTACGGTCCCACCAAGATCAAGCAACGGGCGGCCAACCGCGAGGCATTGGAAGAGCGCTTTGGTCTCGACAAGAGCTCCGGCCCGATCTTCTGCGTCATCAGCCGGCTCACCTGGCAAAAAGGCATGGACCTCTTGGCGGAAGTGGCCGACGATATCGTAGCGCGCGGTGGCAAGCTCGTCGTGCTCGGCTCCGGCGACAGGGCGCTTGAGGGGGCGCTCATGGCCGCCGCCTCGCGCCATCGCGGCCGCATCGGCATGGTGACGGGCTATGACGAGCCGCTGTCTCACCTGATGCAGGCGGGCGCCGACGCGATCCTCATTCCGTCGCGCTTCGAGCCCTGCGGGCTGACGCAGCTCTATGGTCTGCGTTATGGTTGCGTGCCGATCGTCGCCCGTACCGGCGGCCTGACCGACACGGTCATCGACGCCAACGAGGCGGCGCTGTCGGCCAGAGTCGCGACCGGCTTCCAGTTCCACCCGGTTAACGCCGACGGCCTGCGCCTTGCGATCCGGCGCGCGATGCGTGCATACAGCGAGCCGAAAGTGTGGGCGCGCCTGCAGAACCAGGGCATGAAGTCCGACGTTTCCTGGGCCAAGAGTGCGGAACGCTATGCTTCGCTCTACTCCGGTCTTCTCGCGAAAGGCTAA
- a CDS encoding DUF2332 domain-containing protein gives MPEEAVIETRVRDAFRDQAKACNDLGSPFTARLCRLVADRLDAGSPVGSWILRWPGDPTSSGDSVALRLAGALHALVLSGRDDGLKASYPPNRVDDETLWQAVGRALRQEADFIHDRLASAPQTNEVRRSGALLPGFLTVAQLLGKPLVLSEVGASAGLNLHWDRYHYVLGNDHWGDETAAVLIAPDWSGETPPLQPAEITERAGCDLHPLDLASDDDRLRLLSYIWADQFDRLDRTRKALDVAAGQRDLVERADAIDWLKKRLIRVFSGATHVVYHSIAWQYLPESARREGEALIAAAGKAATEEAPIARLQMEADGQVPGAALSLQIWPGGEKQVIGRADFHGRWVAWQGWRINT, from the coding sequence ATGCCTGAGGAGGCGGTTATCGAGACGCGCGTTCGCGACGCCTTCCGCGACCAGGCGAAAGCCTGCAACGATCTGGGCTCGCCCTTCACCGCCCGGCTCTGCCGTCTCGTCGCCGACCGGTTGGATGCAGGCTCGCCCGTCGGCAGCTGGATTCTCCGCTGGCCCGGCGACCCGACGTCGAGTGGCGATTCCGTCGCGCTGCGCCTCGCCGGCGCACTGCATGCGCTGGTGCTCTCCGGTCGCGACGACGGCCTCAAAGCAAGTTATCCGCCGAATCGCGTCGACGACGAAACCCTCTGGCAGGCGGTCGGGCGGGCACTCCGGCAGGAAGCCGACTTCATCCACGATCGTCTCGCCTCCGCGCCGCAGACCAACGAGGTGCGGCGCTCCGGCGCCCTGCTTCCGGGTTTCCTCACGGTTGCACAGCTTCTCGGAAAACCGCTGGTTCTCTCCGAGGTCGGCGCCAGCGCCGGTCTGAACCTGCACTGGGACCGCTACCACTACGTTCTTGGCAATGATCATTGGGGCGACGAAACCGCCGCGGTGCTTATCGCTCCGGACTGGTCTGGGGAAACCCCTCCCCTTCAACCCGCCGAAATCACAGAGCGCGCCGGCTGCGACCTGCATCCGCTCGACCTGGCGAGCGACGACGATCGACTACGGCTTCTCTCCTATATCTGGGCAGACCAGTTCGACCGACTTGATCGAACCAGGAAAGCACTCGATGTCGCGGCAGGTCAACGGGACCTGGTCGAGCGCGCCGACGCGATCGATTGGCTGAAGAAGCGGCTGATCCGCGTTTTTTCCGGCGCCACCCACGTCGTCTATCACTCGATCGCCTGGCAATACCTGCCGGAATCGGCACGGAGAGAAGGTGAGGCCCTGATTGCCGCCGCGGGCAAGGCTGCGACGGAAGAGGCACCCATCGCTCGATTGCAGATGGAAGCCGACGGGCAGGTGCCCGGTGCGGCACTGTCGTTGCAAATATGGCCGGGCGGCGAAAAGCAAGTGATCGGCCGCGCGGACTTCCATGGCCGGTGGGTCGCGTGGCAAGGATGGCGGATAAACACCTGA
- the glgC gene encoding glucose-1-phosphate adenylyltransferase, whose product MVEKRTQPLARDAMAYVLAGGRGSRLKELTDRRAKPAVYFGGKARIIDFALSNALNSGIRRIGVATQYKAHSLIRHLQRGWNFFRPERNESFDILPASQRVSETQWYEGTADAVFQNIDIIEDHGVEYMVILAGDHVYKMDYELMLQQHVDSGADVTIGCLEVPRMEATGFGVMHVDNQDRIIAFVEKPADPPGIPGNPEMALASMGIYVFHTKFLMDMLRRDAADPKSSRDFGKDIIPYIVEHGKAVAHRFTHSCVRSDFEREAYWRDVGTIDAYWQANIDLTHITPELDIYDSTWPIWTFSEIKPPAKFVHDDEDRRGSATSSLVSGDCIISGAALNRSLLFTGVRVNSYSRLENAVVLPDVTIGRHSILRNVVIDSRVVIPEGLVVGDDPELDAKRFRRTENGVCLITQTMIDKLGM is encoded by the coding sequence ATGGTGGAAAAACGTACGCAACCTCTGGCTCGTGATGCCATGGCCTATGTTCTCGCCGGTGGCCGCGGCAGTCGGCTGAAGGAACTGACCGACCGGCGTGCCAAGCCCGCCGTCTATTTCGGCGGCAAGGCACGCATCATCGATTTCGCGCTTTCCAACGCGCTGAATTCCGGTATCCGCCGCATCGGGGTGGCGACGCAATACAAGGCCCACTCGCTGATCCGCCACCTGCAGCGCGGCTGGAACTTCTTCCGCCCCGAGCGCAACGAGAGCTTCGATATCCTGCCGGCGAGCCAGCGCGTCTCGGAGACGCAATGGTATGAAGGCACCGCCGACGCGGTCTTTCAGAACATCGACATCATCGAGGACCACGGCGTCGAATACATGGTGATTCTCGCCGGCGATCACGTCTACAAGATGGACTACGAGCTGATGCTGCAGCAGCACGTGGATTCCGGCGCCGACGTGACGATCGGCTGCCTGGAAGTGCCGCGCATGGAGGCGACCGGCTTCGGCGTCATGCATGTGGACAACCAGGATCGCATCATCGCCTTCGTCGAGAAGCCGGCCGATCCGCCCGGCATTCCAGGCAACCCCGAGATGGCGCTCGCCTCGATGGGCATTTACGTTTTCCATACGAAATTTTTGATGGACATGCTGCGCCGGGATGCCGCCGATCCGAAGTCGAGCCGCGACTTCGGCAAGGACATCATCCCCTATATCGTCGAACACGGAAAAGCGGTCGCCCACCGCTTCACCCACTCCTGCGTCCGCTCCGATTTCGAGCGCGAGGCCTATTGGCGCGACGTCGGCACGATCGACGCCTACTGGCAGGCCAATATCGACCTCACTCATATCACGCCGGAGCTCGACATCTACGACAGCACCTGGCCGATCTGGACTTTCTCCGAAATCAAACCGCCCGCCAAGTTCGTCCACGACGACGAAGACCGCCGCGGCTCGGCGACTTCCTCGCTCGTCTCCGGCGATTGCATCATCTCCGGTGCGGCGCTCAACAGGAGCCTCCTGTTCACCGGCGTCCGGGTCAATTCATACTCCCGACTCGAAAATGCCGTAGTTCTTCCCGACGTGACGATCGGGCGTCACTCGATTCTCCGCAACGTCGTCATCGACAGCCGGGTCGTCATTCCGGAAGGGCTGGTCGTCGGCGATGATCCGGAGCTCGATGCGAAACGCTTCCGCCGCACGGAAAACGGTGTCTGCCTGATCACGCAAACGATGATCGACAAGCTGGGAATGTAG